From the genome of Streptomyces xanthophaeus:
GCGCAGGTCCATCAGTTCCAGGCTGCGCGGATGCAGGGTCAGCGCCCGGGAGTTCTGGTGGGGCTCGGTGCGCCGCTCGACGACCAGGGTCCGTACGCCGGCCAGTGCCAGCTCGCAGGCGAGCAGCAGCCCGGTCGGTCCCGCTCCCACGACGATCACGCCGGTATCCATCGGTGATGCCTCCCACAATTAGTGAACGGTGTTCACGTGAACGATGTTCACTATAGTGAGGCCCATGAGCTCCCCGTCAATCCCGGCCCGGGGCCGCCCGGCCCGCCTCGACCGCGACCGGACGGTCGACACGGCCCTGGAACTCCTGGACGAAGTCGGCCTCGACGCGCTGACGATGCGCCGCCTGGCCGATGCGATGGACGTCCAGGCCGGCGCGCTGTACCGGTACTTCGCCACCAAGGACGACCTGCTGACCGCGATGGCGGAACGCATGCTGGACGGTCTCGCGGCGACCAGGACCGACGGCGACTGGAGCGAGCGGCTGGCCGCCCTCGCCCGGGCCATGCGCACGGCACTGCTCGCCCGCCGCGACGGCGCTCGCGTCTACGCAGGCACGCATGCGACCGGGCCCCACACCCTCGGCTTCGCCGAAGCGGTCGTCGGGGTGCTGCGCGCGGCCGGCTTCGGCGAGGAGGACGCCGCGTGCACGCTCATGGCGGTGGCCCACTTCACCATCGGCCACACGCTGGAGGAGCAGGCCGCGCTCCGGCTGCCGGAGGGCGACGGGGCGGCGGATTCCGAGCGCCTGCGCCGGGCGGCCGAGCCCGAACGGTATCCGCAGCTCGCCGCCGTGCTGCCCACGCTCGTCAGTGGAGACTTCGCGGCGCACTTCGATTTCGGGCTGGCCCTGCTCCTGCAGGGGCTGCGGGCCCTGGATCGGGCGCCGACCTGCGGCGATGACCCTGAAATATACTGTCGGGGTGACTGAGAACTCCCTGCCTCCCTGCCCCGAATGCGCGGGCGCGTACACCTACGAGATGGGAGCGCTCCTGGTCTGCCCCGAGTGCGGGCACGAGTGGCCGCTCGCCCCGGGTGAGTCCGG
Proteins encoded in this window:
- a CDS encoding TetR/AcrR family transcriptional regulator, with product MSSPSIPARGRPARLDRDRTVDTALELLDEVGLDALTMRRLADAMDVQAGALYRYFATKDDLLTAMAERMLDGLAATRTDGDWSERLAALARAMRTALLARRDGARVYAGTHATGPHTLGFAEAVVGVLRAAGFGEEDAACTLMAVAHFTIGHTLEEQAALRLPEGDGAADSERLRRAAEPERYPQLAAVLPTLVSGDFAAHFDFGLALLLQGLRALDRAPTCGDDPEIYCRGD